A part of Coffea eugenioides isolate CCC68of unplaced genomic scaffold, Ceug_1.0 ScVebR1_1071;HRSCAF=1861, whole genome shotgun sequence genomic DNA contains:
- the LOC113754813 gene encoding uncharacterized protein LOC113754813 isoform X1, whose product MEAQPIWLNNNELEKGKSLTLFYNYYRIEEKISTFEYGKHGEEHGEVQHVCRSLTLDEMIERALLHDDKDEFVPLINENYESTKDVPGWILEQMFAFDSSKCFAAVINGETGTKFCLRNHESFSGCSRPPLLHLAAYFSSVGITKWLLANGDAEGANYMCESDFYHMKDMLPIDVALLSVRSGIQLNGWTRQESIFSLFFGLLRGEKRRSMEVLRLLAQHTNEIREQFFKYTKPGKLVDVAALLLVAHQKLMPLNVTKEMHGLPLAGEQSDITKFVACKISRIDILQKRSLYSDVDNELLQEWKDMKARMKMILLLFKIFENIGHSLSAFLQLDPDQEEARLAAKLAWIFEQTGLHVKDRDIHGVCRFWYY is encoded by the exons ATGGAAGCG CAGCCTATTTGGCTTAATAATAATGAGTTGGAGAAGGGGAAATCTTTGACTTTGTTCTATAACTATTACCGGATAGAGGAGAAGATTTCGACATTTGAATATGGGAAGCATGGGGAGGAGCATGGCGAGGTTCAGCATGTTTGCAGATCTTTGACTCTGGATGAAATGATTGAGCGTGCACTCTTGCATGATGACAAGGATGAATTTGTCCCTCTGATAAACGAGAATTATGAAAGCACAAAAGACGTGCCGGGTTGGATTTTGGAACAGATGTTTGCATTCGATTCTTCGAAATGTTTTGCTGCTGTGATCAATGGAGAAACTGGAACCAAATTTTGTTTACGTAACCATGAGTCGTTTTCGGGTTGTAGCAGACCTCCTCTTTTGCATTTGGCAGCTTATTTTTCATCTGTTGGAATAACTAAGTGGTTGCTGGCTAATGGGGATGCAGAGGGAGCAAATTATATGTGTGAAAGTGATTTTTATCATATGAAGGATATGCTGCCAATAGATGTTGCCCTTTTATCTGTAAG GAGTGGAATACAATTGAATGGTTGGACTAGACAAGAATCAATTTTCAGTCTCTTCTTCGGTCTTTTGAGAGGCGAAAAG CGTAGAAGTATGGAAGTCTTGAGATTGCTTGCACAGCATACAAATGAGATTAGGGAGCAATTTTTCAAATATACTAAGCCAGGCAAACTTGTTGATGTAGCTGCCCTTTTGTTAGTAGCTCATCAAAAGCTTATGCCTCTAAATGTCACTAAGGAAATGCATGGCCTTCCTTTAGCTGGAGAACAGTCTGACATCACAAAATTTGTTGCATGCAAGATTTCAAGAATAGATATTCTTCAAAAGAGATCATTGTACTCTGATGTTGACAATGAGCTCCTGCAAGAATGGAAGGATATGAAGGCTCGTATGAAGATGATCTTACTGTTGTTTAAGATATTTGAGAATATTGGTCATTCTCTAAGCGCATTTCTCCAGCTAGACCCAGATCAG GAAGAAGCTAGATTGGCAGCAAAACTTGCCTGGATCTTCGAGCAAACAGGATTGCATGTAAAGGACCGAGATATCCATGGTGTTTGCAGGTTTTGGTACTATTAA
- the LOC113754813 gene encoding uncharacterized protein LOC113754813 isoform X2, which produces MEAPIWLNNNELEKGKSLTLFYNYYRIEEKISTFEYGKHGEEHGEVQHVCRSLTLDEMIERALLHDDKDEFVPLINENYESTKDVPGWILEQMFAFDSSKCFAAVINGETGTKFCLRNHESFSGCSRPPLLHLAAYFSSVGITKWLLANGDAEGANYMCESDFYHMKDMLPIDVALLSVRSGIQLNGWTRQESIFSLFFGLLRGEKRRSMEVLRLLAQHTNEIREQFFKYTKPGKLVDVAALLLVAHQKLMPLNVTKEMHGLPLAGEQSDITKFVACKISRIDILQKRSLYSDVDNELLQEWKDMKARMKMILLLFKIFENIGHSLSAFLQLDPDQEEARLAAKLAWIFEQTGLHVKDRDIHGVCRFWYY; this is translated from the exons ATGGAAGCG CCTATTTGGCTTAATAATAATGAGTTGGAGAAGGGGAAATCTTTGACTTTGTTCTATAACTATTACCGGATAGAGGAGAAGATTTCGACATTTGAATATGGGAAGCATGGGGAGGAGCATGGCGAGGTTCAGCATGTTTGCAGATCTTTGACTCTGGATGAAATGATTGAGCGTGCACTCTTGCATGATGACAAGGATGAATTTGTCCCTCTGATAAACGAGAATTATGAAAGCACAAAAGACGTGCCGGGTTGGATTTTGGAACAGATGTTTGCATTCGATTCTTCGAAATGTTTTGCTGCTGTGATCAATGGAGAAACTGGAACCAAATTTTGTTTACGTAACCATGAGTCGTTTTCGGGTTGTAGCAGACCTCCTCTTTTGCATTTGGCAGCTTATTTTTCATCTGTTGGAATAACTAAGTGGTTGCTGGCTAATGGGGATGCAGAGGGAGCAAATTATATGTGTGAAAGTGATTTTTATCATATGAAGGATATGCTGCCAATAGATGTTGCCCTTTTATCTGTAAG GAGTGGAATACAATTGAATGGTTGGACTAGACAAGAATCAATTTTCAGTCTCTTCTTCGGTCTTTTGAGAGGCGAAAAG CGTAGAAGTATGGAAGTCTTGAGATTGCTTGCACAGCATACAAATGAGATTAGGGAGCAATTTTTCAAATATACTAAGCCAGGCAAACTTGTTGATGTAGCTGCCCTTTTGTTAGTAGCTCATCAAAAGCTTATGCCTCTAAATGTCACTAAGGAAATGCATGGCCTTCCTTTAGCTGGAGAACAGTCTGACATCACAAAATTTGTTGCATGCAAGATTTCAAGAATAGATATTCTTCAAAAGAGATCATTGTACTCTGATGTTGACAATGAGCTCCTGCAAGAATGGAAGGATATGAAGGCTCGTATGAAGATGATCTTACTGTTGTTTAAGATATTTGAGAATATTGGTCATTCTCTAAGCGCATTTCTCCAGCTAGACCCAGATCAG GAAGAAGCTAGATTGGCAGCAAAACTTGCCTGGATCTTCGAGCAAACAGGATTGCATGTAAAGGACCGAGATATCCATGGTGTTTGCAGGTTTTGGTACTATTAA